From the Calonectris borealis chromosome 15, bCalBor7.hap1.2, whole genome shotgun sequence genome, the window CTGGGATGCGGAGGCAGCGCACGGGAAGTCCCCTGCATTTGTGGTGCAAAGGGGGGCTCCCGGGCCAGGGGATGAACATGCccgctcggctgggctcggctggaGCTGGCAACTCCAGGCTGAATTTAGGGTAACTTTGCTCCCTCCCAGGGAGgatttttgcaaaattaaaaaatgaaaagcctgTCCTACCTGCTGTCCCACACAGCTCCACAGTCAGCATGGGCTCAAAGTTTCTCTTCCCAAAGGTCGGGtcactggagaagaggagaaaataaggaGAGAAAAGGTGTTCAGGTGAACCACAGTCCCCGAACAACAAAAGGAAGCCGAGAAAACGCTGCCTACAAGCGAGCCCTCCCACCACGGCTAGCGCCTGACGCAGTAACCCCGCAGAGGGGTGCGAGGGGCAGCGGGACGAGGAGCgtgtcccagccagagctccggGGCTTGTTGCCCCTGGCATGCAGAAATGCCCTGTCCTCGGCTGGGGGCTCTCCAAGCTCCTTGCACCCAAGCGAGGGCCGCGGCTCCCCACAGCCCCGCGCCCAGCTGCACAGCTCGGTCTGCTCtgcaaaagcagctttgcttgGTCACTGCAGATGCATGCCCAGCCAGACAAACCGAGGCGGCTTTCCAGCTCCAGCGCGGTTCACTTAGCCCCGTGCGCACTTACGTTTGTGCCAAGGACAGCGTGAGACACCTGGGTGTTTCtgaaaggcagggagagaagcaGGGTTACCAGCGGAGCTGTGGTCCCTCCAGTGCCCGCGGTGCTTgcagcgggagctgcagcccctctgcccgccccggcctggcggggggctggggaccgaGGGCTTTGCCTGCCTGCGAGGTGGCAGCGTCTGCGGGAGGGCTAACACTGCCAGGGTTGAGCCATTCATGCTCACCAAGCGCTTGCGGATAGCTGCGATTTTGGGACACCGGTGCAGCTGAACCCCAGTGCCCAGGCACAGGGCGAGCCCGCAGGGAAGAGGGACCTGGAGTGATGGGGAAGCCCGGTCCCTGCTGGGTTAGCGCTACGCTGACTCCTTCATCTCATTATaaggatggggaaactgaggcagaaggcCCCCATGGATTGaaacagcaccccaaaaccagaaCAGGGCCCCAACTCCCCACGCATGGGACCCCACAGCCAGCTGGCACATGGGTCAGGGCTCGGCTGTGCTTGGGGCTGCTCACAGCTTCAGTGCCAGGCAGGGATGGCACGGGGAGGGGTGAGCAGAGCgacagcccccggcccccctcaccTGCTTGCTCCAGGAGGGCACAGCGCTGGCTCTCAGCCCCATCGCCCACCTCGCTGTCCCCTGGGGAgcccagggagaggggctggggctccGCCGGTGGTGCCATGCTCCCGCCGTCTCCCTCCTCAGTGCCCCCCACTTCCACTTCGGCTGCGGGCTCTTCGGCGGAGAAGCCCTCCAGCGCCGGGCATGGTGCAGGCTCCCTGCAGGCCAGGGTGTCCCGGGGGCCACAGCTGTCCCCTGCCTCCTGGGGGACGGAGGGCTCAGGGGGCGGCTCATCGAGGAAGGAAAGCCAGTGGCCGAGCTCAGGGTTGAGTCTCTTGGACCGGCGGACGGCATAAACGGTGCTCTCCTGCTTGCGGGCCACCTTGCCCGCGGCTGCACCCGGGGTGCCTGCACGCTTCCCAGCATCGTCGTCAAGGCCACCCGGCTCCCGCGGTGCCTCCGCCTCAGCCCCGGAGCTCTGCCGCGGCTCGCCCTTCTCCAGTGCCGTCTTGGCTCTGGATGTGCAGGTCCCACCAGTGTCCTCCCCATCATGGGCCGGTGGCACAGGGGAGCGGGAGCCAGGCGGCCGGGCCAGGGCAGCATACACGGGTTTGCCCAGGCGGTATGGCTTGCTCACGTCGCACAGCAGGTCCCGCGCCAGCAGCTCCTTCAGGATGGAGAAGGATGCTCCAGGCTTCTTGCAGCCCCCGGCCACCTGCCAGGCGCAGCCCGTCCggctctgggtgctgctgggggggcccGGCTGTGCTGGGCAGTCTGGTTTGGCTCTCTTgaaggggctgctgcagggctggggcttggCGTCGGCAGCGTCACGGGCGGGCAGCTTCCGCGGCGGCAGGCAGTAGGTGTGCATGTAGCGGATGAGCTCCACCACCGAGTGCATCTCCCCCTCGCAGGAGAACTGGCTGCTGGAGCCATCCTCCGCTGAGGAGAGGGGGGTCACCGAGTCGCCGGAGCTCAGCGAGTCCTCGCTGGAGTCACTGTCATCCTCGTGATGGGCGCAGTCGCCCGAGGACGGGTGGTGGCGGCCGCTGGGGCATTCCTCGGGTGCCCGGGGGGCTTTggtctgggggcaggggggagcggaGGTGAGGTGCCGGTGCAGCTCGGTGCAGCTGCGGCTCTGCGCCTGCGGGACGCTCGCCCTCCTGTCCCGGGGACCCTCCACCttcagagaggagagaggagaaagtcAGCCCCGAGCCCTGCAGCCACGACCTGACGCAAGTACCAGGCATGGGGGGAGAAGCCCCCCAGACTAACAGAGCCACCCCACATCCTCGAATCCCGTGATCCTGGCCCACCAGCATCCCGACCTGCCTGGGGGTCAGCCCCATGCCCCAAGGGGTTTCCACGGGGCACACAGGGCCGGCAGCCCAACCGCTGCCCCGCCAGCAGCCGGCACGCAATGATGCTCCTTCTCCCCAGGAGGGATTTGCTGCTTTTCCCAGGCAATCTAATTTGCCGGGCCTAATGCACCGCACAATTACTATTAGCCGAGTAGAAAAATCTTTGATGGCAACTTCTGCTGGGTTTCAGGAGATTAGCTTAAGTGACGGGGTCGGCTCTGCAGCACGGCACGCGGCTCTCCCCGGCCGACAGCTCCCGGCTTGGGGGGTGAGtcagcggggagggggcgagggggcgGCCAGGAGCACACGGGGCTTTCACAAACCAGCACTCAGGGAAGCCGGGAGAGGCCTGACCCCACTGGGTCCAAATGAGATCGAGACGTTTCTCAGCCCAGCACGAAGCCCGAAGGTTTTGCTAAGCCCAGACTGCAGCCCCCACACCGACAGGGACGGGAACGCCACGTGCTGCTGTGCCGGCGGTGACGGTCCCCACCTGTGCCCAGCCCCTGGCCAGCTCAGAGGCTGCCCGTGGTCCCCGACACCGTCCTTCGGTGACCTCCTTTAGGACGTTCCCGAGAGGCCGGTGCTGGGACGGGCTCGAGCTCTGCCCGCCGAGGTAGTACCTTTGCGCAGGGTCGCGCGGGTCGGGACTTAGGGGTCCCCGGGCGCCGGGCGCTCCCGTCCCGCTGAGCCTCGCAGCTCGGAGGCACGTGCGATGGAGAGAGGAGCAACTTCTTCAGCTGCAAAGAGAAGCGGCAAGAAAAGGAGTCGGCATCGCAGCGAGGGCAGGAGAAAGCACCGGTGGGGCCGCAGCCCCTCGGTTCGCACCCGCGCTGGGCACATCCATTGCTGAGCATCCGACCCAAAAatgggggaggaaaaataaaaaggcagggaGGTGTTTTCCACCTCCCCGTGGCTGCGGGGGCAGGCGCCCGGCCGTGCGCAGCCCCAAGGGCGTTGGGGCCATCTCCACAGCATTCACCCacgtccccagggacccccagcaggtCGGGGCGGTGGGGACGTGAGGGAATTTACTTCTCAGGGGCATCCCCGCTCCCGTCAGACACACAGGAGCTGTCACAGCATCCAAACTTCTCACTCCATCAATTCTGCCCTTAGGTGACAGAGACTTTACGTTGGCATGAGCGATGGGTTTGGACAGCTCGTTTGGGTCCCCGTGCAAGGCTCATTTAGCCGAAACATCCAGAGAGGGCCTCGACTCATTAATGAGCTTTCAAGGCGTTTTGCAGATGCAAGGCCCTGTGGGACCTGTTGAGGATCTTCCCCAACACGCTCTGTCGAGCCCACGGGCGGTGGGATAGGGGTTTTCCCTGGGTTACCCCCAGTGCCGCCATTTCTGATGGCAAAGTCAgcataacatttttcttctactcAAAACCGTTTTTggttaggagaaaaaaacccaaaccccacaccCAGCCACAACATTTCATATTCCACCCATGTCGCACTAACAACCAAAGGCGACAACAACTCAACAGCAAGACGACTGCGTAGGCACCGGGGGACTGCACGGAGGAGACAGATCTGGGGCTCCCGTGCTGGCCAGCGGGCACGGAGCCCTGGGGCGGGCCCGAGGGGGTTTTAAGGGGTGATAGAAATAGGGGGTGCCCGGGTCAGGGTCTGCTGGGAAACATCAACTGGGGCACCCACAGCTTTAGGCGTGCAGCTCTTGTTGGTGGAAGCAAGCAGCACCTTTCCCCCCTCACCCCTGCAACGTATACAtcctatatatacacatacatattgtGTGTGATATATACCTCCCCGTGCAGGGTGTGGGCGGTGGAAATGCATGCTCTCACCACTGGATGTCACTCCTCCCCGCCACAGCCCCGGCTTTTGGGGAGaccccggggccaggctgggggtcCCTGGCGGGACCGTGAGCCCCAGGAGGGACCGGGCTGGGTGCCCCTGTCCCAGGGGACCTCCCGGGGATGGCGGTGGTTTGGGGCAAATGCCGCCAGTTCGTCCGGGCCaggagggggagcggggctggagccccgATATTGCAGGGAACCAAGAGGGATGCTCCAGTCACCAAATCTGTAGGGACTGGAGGCCACGCAGCCCCTGAGGGGGTTGTGGTGGAAGGCCTGGGGGGGTCAAACCCTCCCGCTGAAAGCTGAGGGCATGGGCTGTCTGACACTCCGGCCAAGCCCCCTCTGTCCCTCCTGCGAGAGCAGCGGGGAGCTCGGCCCCGAGGCAGAGCTGGGTGGGAGCAGCCACCGCTGCTCATGGGCACGGGGCTGGGATGCGCTAGGGAGACCCCCGGGCAGCCCCACATCCGCGCGTCCGATTAAAAGCAGGTGTGGGTCTTGCCAAAGCAGCCCCCACCCCTTTgacacccacccccacccctttcatatatatatttgtatacacACAGCTTGTTCCCGTGAGGATGGTGATGGAGGTGACAGCAATGATGCAGAACATGTATACGTATACAATACAAGTATATGCTTTGGTATTGACGGTTAAAGAGAGTTTTAAGCCTAGAATGAAAAAATTCAGACCTTTGCTTCCTATCATACCCATGCAGCCGGCTTATCAGGGGCTCATCCAAATCCACCTTAAACAGTAGGAAGTGGGTTCTTACTAGAGACAGCTCATCAAActcgggggccgggggcggcccccCCGTGACCGGGGCGgtgggtttgggggagggggcaggcgaGGTGTAGGCATGGTTGAGCGTGTCCCCCTCTTCCATAGTTCGGAAGGCAGCCAGGCCCATGTCATCTCCCTGTATATCATCCAATGTCTCGGTGAGGGCTGCCAGCAGCGCTTCGTTCTCGCTGTCTATTATCTGAAAGGAGCAGGCAGAGAAGAGAGGGGGAGTTAggctgggcagagggagcagggggatgctgggcaggggggcaggggggctggcagTGCCACACCAGCACCCACACTTCCCGGTGACCCCGCGGGGGACCTGGGTGAGCTTCTCCCCAGCGGAGCCCTAGGATGGGATCGGGGGAGAGAGACCCAACTGGAAAAGGAGCACCAGtctgtccccctgcacccccagcaggAAAATAACGAATCAGAGCATCTTCTCTCTCCATAGTCGCCTCCACCCCACCATGAGGCAAACAGCAGCTGACAAAGGATCTGTGATTAAAAGGCTCCTTGCCCAAATCTTCCCGACTCCGGGCTGCAAGCTCTCCCCTGGCGCTGGCTATCACAGAGTGGTATCACTGATATCACTgagtggggctgggagctgcaccCAGCCGGGACGGGatcccggggagggggcaggcacAGCCCCCGAGAGGCACAGCCGGCCCAAGAGGGCACGGCCGGTTATTTGCAGCTTTCCTGATggggaaggcaaagaaaatgtGGAGAGCCGTAAGCTCAGCCTAGGGCTGCCCAGTGGACAAGAGGGCACGGCCCCCCCGGGAGGGCACAGGGGAAGCACAGCCCAGGCTGCACCGCTGGCCAGATGCCACAGCTTGCAACAAGCAGTatggggttttgttttccctaAAAGCTCCCAAATGCAGGCACCTCCAGCTCGACAGGGGCTCTGAGCCGGCTGCGCCCAGTGCTCTGCGAGGGACCCTATTGACAGAGCACGGCCGCCAGAACGAGATGGGCCTCGTATTACAGCTCTCCTGATCTATTCTTTTCGGCGAACGGCATGATCTGGGGATGCTGACGGGAGATTTGTGAGTGtccggggctgtgccggggccgcactgggccaggcagggccatgggctgctcctgcctcctccctgcccaccacCCTGACCTGCGCCCTCGGGCCCCTCTTTCCATCTGGGCTTCACCTCGGCTGATAcagccctcccagtgccctcccagtcccacACAGCCCCACGAGTCCCCTTCCAGTCTGGAAATATGGTGCAAAAGCCCAGAAGAGGATGCAGAAGCTGAGGAATGGCTGAAGTGAGCCAGGAGTTCCTTGGTTTTGGTACTCCTCCACCATACTCTGAATGTAAACCATGTCCAACAAGAAGCAGGCTATCATCAGCTATAAAATTAACGTGGGGCTAAATTCAGGCTCACAAGGAGGACTGCTGACTGCACACAGCCTCCCGTGTTTCTGTCATCttgtttgaaaattaaatatcttCTGTTGCATGCCCTAACCTTGCACGCAGTTACTAGAGCAGGCTccagggaaaggcagcaggatGCTCCATTTTTGgctccatttcttttcctcctgttatTGGCATGAGACCGCTGTGCATACAAGTTCAGTGGGATACATTTCATCATACTCCGCTGCTCCTAATGGGCctgtcttttgcatttcttttctgtttatcttttcCCCAGGAAGTTCAGCGGAAAATATGCATCTCGTGATGAAGGTCCCTCAGCTGGACTGGACCATTTTCAAGCACAGCATCAGCATAGCATAAAAGCCAGAGGGTTGTTATTATGGCCAGGTTAGAAAAtattggggctttttttcccccccccttgtTTAAATACaaatcctcctccctcccaaaatGTCACCCAGAGTTGGTGACTAGTGGGCACCAGTGGGTCGCAACGTCCTTGTCCGAGGGGGTAAGGGCCTGGGTGCTGCTCAGGAGGGCACGGCAACCCCAGCGCCCAAGGACAGGGCACATCCAGGGCATGGCATGAGCTTTGGGAAAGGCAAGCGGGCTGCCCAGCCTGCTCTGCCCCCGGTAgcctctgcagctccctgcctccaACCTGCCTGCGCTGTGCTcacagccctgccccggcaccaCAGCTCTGCGAGATGCTCAGCTCTTCCACAAGAAGAGGCAAAAACATGCCGAGGGAcaaggagcagccctgccagTGCCGAGAACATCCTCTGCCCTGGCACCGCTTTGTACCGCGTGGTCCCAGGTGCCGGCACTGCGATGGGGCCATCCCAGcacaaaggggaggagagaaaccAGCCGCCCTCTGCCAGAGGGACCCCAGCCCCAAACACGGGGAGGATGCCAGAGCTGGAGAGCTGGGGGAAGCGGCTGCTTTCTGCTCCTGGGAAATGAATATACCTGCCCCAAGCCACAGCCCTGAGacccccgcgctgccgccccggcACACCCTGCCATCCTGGGAATCCAATGGGACGTGCTGTGCACCAGCTGTAATTCCCTTTTAATAATACATCACAGGAGGGCTGGCTCAGCAGCCCTCCTCTGCTCGTCCACCTCCTCATTAGCCTTACTCTGCTTGCTCCATTTATAGCCGGCGCGCAAACTAATGGAGCACTGATCAGCTGGGGAGGAGCTATTAATAGTTGTGTGGgacccctccttcctccctccttctccccatctcctgccctccccctgcctccATCCTCGGGTCCCCTGTGCCCCCTTCCAGGGGGTACCTGGAAGAGCTCGGAGTCGTCGGTGCTGTACTGGCTGGAGTCGGTCTCCGAGTGCTCCCCGCACCACTGCAGCTCGCTGAAGCAGCCGGCCGAGTCGAAGTCGCTGGCATCCAGCTGAGACAAATCAATCTCAGGGAAGTCGGAGTAGAGGTGCTCCTCGCCAGACACCTCGTactggggagagaagagaaaggggGTGAGCCCGTCACCATGCCAGAGGGGCAGGCAGCAACAGGCGGCAGCAACCACCTGCGGAGAAGGCTGGTCTCCCCGCGTGCCGTTGCCTCCGCTCAAGACCATTACTCAGACCCTCTTTTGAATCAGCTTTGGCAAGTGGCTCCAGGAGCAATTACACGGCAGTGGAGAGCACAGAGAGCACCTCTTCACTGCACATCTTGCAAATCAGTTTGCACAGCCTGGCGCTGGCACCGCTGGTTACTGAAAACTGCCCCACAACTGCCACCAAACCCCCCCTCTTGTGTCCCACGCTGTGGCAGCATCTGCATGGGAAGAGCCTCGTCCCCTCCGGCGAGCAGAAGCTCAAAgcacagcac encodes:
- the PPARGC1B gene encoding LOW QUALITY PROTEIN: peroxisome proliferator-activated receptor gamma coactivator 1-beta (The sequence of the model RefSeq protein was modified relative to this genomic sequence to represent the inferred CDS: inserted 2 bases in 1 codon) — encoded protein: MAEPGPDCSSLLDEDLSSFVFSYLADSQYEVSGEEHLYSDFPEIDLSQLDASDFDSAGCFSELQWCGEHSETDSSQYSTDDSELFQIIDSENEALLAALTETLDDIQGDDMGLAAFRTMEEGDTLNHAYTSPAPSPKPTAPVTGGPPPAPEFDELSLLKKLLLSPSHVPPSCEAQRDGSARRPGTPKSRPARPCAKVEGPRDRRASVPQAQSRSCTELHRHLTSAPPCPQTKAPRAPEECPSGRHHPSSGDCAHHEDDSDSSEDSLSSGDSVTPLSSAEDGSSSQFSCEGEMHSVVELIRYMHTYCLPPRKLPARDAADAKPQPCSSPFKRAKPDCPAQPGPPSSTQSRTGCAWQVAGGCKKPGASFSILKELLARDLLCDVSKPYRLGKPVYAALARPPGSRSPVPPAHDGEDTGGTCTSRAKTALEKGEPRQSSGAEAEAPREPGGLDDDAGKRAGTPGAAAGKVARKQESTVYAVRRSKRLNPELGHWLSFLDEPPPEPSVPQEAGDSCGPRDTLACREPAPCPALEGFSAEEPAAEVEVGGTEEGDGGSMAPPAEPQPLSLGSPGDSEVGDGAESQRCALLEQAETPRCLTLSLAQTDPTFGKRNFEPMLTVELCGTAGLTPPTTPPYKPAEEDLYKPDIPQEPGKEDGTAPSPGGAGDTAASQKAPKKHPERTELFAHLSRAAGRPVLPEQQGVLKRPFSRSFGDHDYCQVLKPEAALQRKVLKSWEPPGQVETEHKRRVPAAHYQGLDLGGKEAGGEMLWKDGVKQLRDQEIRASLTKHFGFLDSALDDEDMVFCKTPEYDTVFEDSCSESGSPVEEEEEEEEEEEEEHSNTKLCLRRNPLSRTSLNYCSRSRSSSGSSCCRSRSPASRRTFRCENGEQCQGGSEHRGQLEKRREKAIGEGRVVYIRNLSSSMSSSELKKRFEVFGEIVECQVLSRTNRGDKYGFITYRYSEHAALSLKNGTSLRKRNEPSFQLSSGGLGHFFWTRYADLDCGAEESSPAPVKSKYETMDFDSLLQEAQLSLHRLTSTRTPPYSCXLITTSKRLPGWRLSTEGIADGWREQGSSGLPAAALCLPAGQQPAEQREGTSSLP